One genomic window of Solanum dulcamara chromosome 10, daSolDulc1.2, whole genome shotgun sequence includes the following:
- the LOC129870711 gene encoding mediator of RNA polymerase II transcription subunit 17, which produces MNGDLEISVDKLPIKRLEFIEEQGAERFPSDIGYDEKTVNLIRRIDFAWAVEREEPSKKQKKNSSATSSKETSSSQPWQWQSLVENLRLAHQELQVIIDLIHTVEANDAVTVAGMTRPKQLPNEHLSDLAVSMATKLQCFRHLGKYFKQSAKALEQQVAREARFYGALIRLQQNWKVKWHRMVAAASGNEGFYIDLFDTSLYDPAVAFRPSSASVVRIEHDPAGMLAVNLPPNSCRTLQFEFLGASTPSGVIKHSRTKPKGPFEDSSGETKREKSDDEHVRETHSTLREVHRAIFDEQVFDLVNREAFNPALGADVTGIQENLLRLSIGQRASLSISLVPSTDDDQTANAVGDEHSETAIVSFESVDASKLDEGKLDFKKLGFPNRISFEIYLQQLFHEHVFIKARNRLSSLGKPQVSSQPTKDGPNLLGHFCVSLAHRIFSNKVLAELESLVSRIPYVQLISHPTWHSRASSWTLSMDVPESILHAGSLSHSSDYVKNVKSHFRTKLMVRDDCISLEGEGAPNLVGLFKGKPDSTCPMTRYDCDLSDLPMVLLQQVASQVIRWLHEEALMVGIKANRDFLSLSFELDQGETLSLVAHVDPEDIQGCISWWLVMGDGFSEENKLQMDVNNGESETRKLLGYLSLEVLYLTLMDMVSASSTAGH; this is translated from the exons ATGAACGGCGATCTGGAAATCTCCGTGGACAAGCTTCCGATCAAGCGTTTAGAATTTATTGAAGAACAAGGCGCCGAACGCTTCCCTTC TGACATAGGATACGATGAGAAAACGGTGAATTTGATAAGGAGAATAGATTTTGCATGGGCAGTGGAGAGAGAGGAGCCAAGTAAGAAGCAGAAGAAAAACAGTAGTGCTACTTCTTCGAAGGAGACAAGTAGCAGTCAGCCATGGCAATGGCAGAGTTTGGTGGAGAATTTGCGATTGGCTCATCAAGAGCTTCAAGTCATTATCGATCTCATTCACACT GTGGAGGCAAACGATGCAGTGACAGTGGCTGGCATGACCAGGCCAAAGCAATTACCTAATGAGCATCTATCAGACCTTGCTGTGTCTATGGCAACCAAGCTGCAATGCTTCCGT CATTTGGGGAAATATTTTAAGCAATCTGCCAAAGCCTTAGAACAACAAGTGGCTAGAGAAGCAAGATTTTATGGTGCTCTTATCAG ATTGCAGCAAAATTGGAAGGTTAAATGGCATCGGATGGTTGCTGCTGCTTCTGGAAATGAAGGGTTTTACATTGATTTATTTGACACTTCATTATATGATCCAGCGGTTGCATTTCGCCCATCTTCTGCATCTGTGGTGCGTATTGAGCACGACCCAGCTGGAATGCTGGCTGTGAATTTGCCTCCAAATTCCTGCCGCACTCTTCAATTTGAATTTCTCGGTGCAAGTACACCTAGTGGTGTCATAAAGCATAGCAGAACAAAACCAAAGGGTCCTTTTGAGGATTCTTCTGGAGAAACTAAGAGAGAAAAAAGTGATGATGAGCATGTGAGAGAAACTCACTCAACCCTCCGTGAAGTTCATAGAGCAATCTTTGATGAGCAG GTGTTTGATTTGGTTAATCGTGAAGCATTTAATCCAGCTTTGGGTGCTGATGTGACAGGAATACAAGAAAACTTGTTACGTTTAAGCATAGGTCAAAGAGCTTCTCTGTCTATTTCACTTGTACCATCTACTGACGATGATCAGACAGCTAATGCTGTGGGTGATGAGCATTCTGAAACTGCTATTGTGTCTTTTGAATCAGTTGATGCTTCAAAACTAGATGAAGGAAAACTTGACTTCAAGAAGTTGGGGTTTCCTAATCGAAttagttttgaaatttatttgcaacaactttttcatgaacatgtcTTTATAAAAGCCAGAAATAGATTATCATCTTTGGGTAAACCTCAAGTATCTTCTCAGCCCACGAAAGATGGTCCTAACCTTTTGGGACATTTTTGCGTTTCTCTAGCTCATAGGATCTTCTCAAACAAAGTCCTTGCAGAGCTTGAAAGTCTG GTTAGCAGGATACCATATGTCCAATTGATATCGCATCCCACTTGGCATTCTCGAGCATCATCATGGACACTCTCCATGGATGTGCCCGAGTCAATTCTCCATGCAGGAAGCCTGTCTCACTCATCTGACTATGTAAAGAATGTGAAATCCCACTTTCGTACAAAACTCATGGTGCGTGATGATTGCATCAGTCTGGAAGGGGAAGGTGCTCCTAATCTTGTTGGCCTCTTCAAAGGAAAGCCTGATAGTACTTGCCCTATGACCAGATATGACTGTGACTTGTCAGATCTTCCAATGGTACTATTACAGCAG GTTGCCAGCCAAGTGATACGGTGGCTTCATGAAGAGGCCCTTATGGTTGGTATCAAAGCAAACCGGGATTTCTTATCCTTGTCATTTGAGCTAGACCAAGGGGAAACACTCAGTCTGGTGGCACACGTAGACCCTGAAGATATTCAAGGATGCATATCCTGGTGGTTGGTGATGGGCGATGGATTCTCTGAAGAAAACAAACTTCAAATGGACGTTAACAATGGTGAATCCGAAACAAGGAAATTGTTAGGTTATTTGTCTTTGGAAGTACTATACTTGACCTTAATGGATATGGTTAGCGCAAGTAGTACTGCAGGCCATTGA
- the LOC129871423 gene encoding uncharacterized protein LOC129871423, giving the protein MSGGTPVGGGGYVRQRLSQGYGSSGDDLEDDACSRFVSQSHSIPRKRTWTEILENFLWIASALFIVYYGDRHHNLIFLLWHDDRIRRIPLYFGMFGVGLNVLFFIHTSMLALGVRKSYEKWEISSTAALPFITMLGILSFLLFCYALWPIWSLLTLPLVFTLFMACMVILPYLVLGRFKPQTDLLRTD; this is encoded by the exons ATGTCTGGTGGAACACCTGTTGGTGGTGGTGGATATGTGAGGCAGAGGCTTAGTCAAGGATATGGTTCGAGTGGTGATGATCTCGAGGATGATGCTTGTTCTAGATTTGTATCACAATCACATTCAATTCCCAGGAAAAGAACATGGActgaaattttagagaattttctTTGGATTGCTTCTGCATTATTCATTGTATACTATGGTGATCGGCATCATAATTTGATTTTCCTTTTGTGGCATGATGATCGAATTAGGAG AATACCACTATACTTTGGGATGTTTGGTGTTGGTTtgaatgttttatttttcatacaTACAAGTATGTTGGCTTTGGGCGTCCGGAAGTCCTATGAGAAGTGGGAGATTTCCAGTACAGCTGCCCTTCCCTTCATCACTATGCTTGGGATCCTATCTTTCCTCTT GTTCTGTTATGCTCTGTGGCCTATATGGAGCTTGTTGACCCTTCCACTTGTG TTTACTCTATTCATGGCTTGCATGGTTATACTGCCATATTTGGTTCTCGGTAGATTCAAGCCGCAAACTGATTTGCTTCGTACAGATTAG
- the LOC129871404 gene encoding uncharacterized protein LOC129871404: MFRSFLLRVVSKQLSYHPNVTKQLCRHPFQFHSERGMHSRNKKAMEFIARGWNALQEVDRVIDYCELNDKRLIPPLRTAKENFELALEADNSNTHARYWLSKLHLKYHVPGACKAVGAALLVEAAEMGDPEAQFELGCRLRVENEYVQSDQQAFYYLEKAVDQLHPGALYLLGAVYLTGDCVKKDVGSALWCFHRASQKGHAGAAIAYGSLLLTGVELPESITKFYVKRGSSSRISRRNGVDPELNPIELAREQFEIAANAGSDLGFRWLQRLEEEVKRLQSS; the protein is encoded by the exons ATGTTCAGATCATTCCTTCTAAGGGTCGTGTCTAAACAGCTTAGCTATCATCCAAATGTCACTAAACAGCTTTGTCGTCATCCTTTCCAGTTCCATTCAGAG AGAGGAATGCACAGCAGAAATAAGAAGGCAATGGAGTTCATAGCTAGAGGATGGAATGCTCTGCAGGAGGTTGATAGAGTAATTGATTATTGTGAGCTTAATGACAAACGTCTCATTCCTCCCCTAAGG ACAGCAAAGGAGAATTTTGAGTTGGCCCTAGAAGCAGACAACTCAAATACGCATGCACGATATTGGCTTTCAAAACTTCATCTCAAGTACCATGTCCCTGGGGCATGCAAAGCTGT AGGAGCTGCTTTGTTGGTGGAAGCTGCAGAGATGGGTGATCCAGAAGCTCAATTTGAATTAGGTTGCCGTTTAAGAGTCGAG AATGAGTATGTGCAATCAGATCAGCAAGCATTTTACTACTTGGAGAAGGCTGTTGACCAG TTGCATCCAGGTGCACTTTACCTCTTAGGTGCTGTGTATCTTACTGGGGATTGCGTGAAAAAGGATGTTGGCTCTGCTTTGTGGTGTTTCCATAGAGCATCTCAGAAG GGTCATGCTGGAGCAGCTATAGCTTATGGATCCCTTTTACTCACAG GTGTGGAACTTCCAGAATCAATAACGAAATTTTATGTGAAGAGGGGGTCATCAAGCAGAATATCAAGGAGGAATGGAGTTGATCCTGAGCTTAATCCGATTGAGCTGGCCAGAGAACAATTTGAAATTGCTGCAAATGCAGGATCCGACCTTGGATTTAGATGGTTGCAAAGACTTGAGGAGGAAGTGAAACGTCTGCAGTCTTCCTAG